From Paralcaligenes sp. KSB-10:
GCGCATAGGCGCCTGGGTGTCCCCGCAAAGCCGCCCCATCAGCCTGCAAGAGCTCGAAGCACGCACGCAAGCCCTGACCGAGTCACTGGGCGCGCATCCCGCACGGCCGCCGCACTGGGGCGGTTATCGGCTCAGGCCAGACTATGCCGAATTCTGGCAAGGCCGGCCCTCGCGCCTGCACGACCGCCTGGTATTTCAATTAAACGATCAGAACCAGTGGGTCAGCACCCGGCTGGCTCCCTGACAGCTGTATTCCTGGCCCGCGTTGTCAATGGTTGCTCAACTGCCCGATTTCGACTCACGATTCTTCCGCTCCGCCCTGGGCCGTTTCGCCACCGGGGTGACTGTCGTGACGGCAGAAACACGCGAGGAGCATACGCCCCTGGGCCTGACCATCAGCTCTTTCAATTCGGTCTCGCTGAATCCGCCGCTGGTGCTCTGGACCTTATCCAAAGCGGCTTCTTCATTGACTCACTTCCAGCAAATCGACCGCTACGTGATCCATGTCCTGGCGGCCCAGCAACTGCACCTGGCCAGGCAATTCTCCAAGGGCAGCCAGACGGACCGCTTCGAGGGAGTCTCGCTGACACGCGCGCCGCACGGTACCCTCATGCTGGACGACCCGCATTGCACAGCCTGGTTCGAATGCCACAATCAAAGCCAGGTCGAGGCCGGCGACCATTTCATTTTTATCGGCCAGGTTGAACGCTGCCACCGCAGCTTCGGCCAGCCGCTGGTATATCATGCGGGCGACTTCGACCTGACTCCATCGAAAACCCCACTCTCGAACGCCTGACCGCGCGGGCTCATTCGCAATCATGAGGACGTATGAATAAATGGCTGTAGATATAGATTGTGTCGTACTGGGTGCGGGCGTCGTGGGCCTGGCCGTGGCCCGCGAACTGGCGCTTGCCGGACGCGAGGTGCTGCTTGTCGAAGCCGCGGAAGCCATCGGAACCGGCACGAGTTCACGCAACTCGGAAGTCATCCACGCCGGAATCTACTATCCGCAAAACAGCCTCAAGGCCAGATTATGCGTGGCGGGCAAGCACAAGCTCTATGCTTATTGCGCCGAACGCGGCATACCGCACCGGCGCCTGGGCAAGCTCATTGTTGCGGCCGACCCGCAGCAAACCCAAAGGCTGGCCCAGATCGCCGAACGGGCCGCGCTCAACGGCGTCGACGACCTGTACCAGATCAGCGGCGTCCAGGCCCGGGAACTGGAACCGGCACTGTGCTGCGATGCGGCCCTGGTATCGCCATCCACCGGCATCATCGACAGTCATGCGCTGATGCTGACGCTGCAAGGCGACGCTGAAAACCACGGCACCCAGTGCGTTTTCCATACACGATTCAGCAGCGGCCGGATCCTGGATTCAGGCGAATTCCTGCTGCGCTTCGAGGGAGCCGAGGCCATGGAAATCACGGCACACAGCGTTGTCAATGCCTGCGGCCTGTCGGCCCCCGCAATGGCGCGCAAACTTGTGGGCCAGCCGGCCGAACAGATACCGGACGCTTATTTCTGCAGGGGCAACTACTTCACCCTGGCGGGCAAGGCGCCGTTTTCACGGCTTATCTATCCCATGCCCGATCATGCCGGCCTGGGCGTGCACCTGACGCTGGACCTGGGCGGCCAGGCCAAATTCGGTCCCGACACCGAATGGATAGAAAACGAAGACTACACGCTGGACGCGCGACGCGGCGATTCATTCTATGCCGCAGTCAGGCGCTATTGGCCGGATCTGCCCGATGGGGCGCTAAATCCGGGATATACAGGCATACGGCCCAAGATTTCAGGCCCTCATTCACCAGCGGCCGATTTCGTGATTGCCGGCCCGGCAATCCACGGCGTACGCAATCTGGTCAACCTGTTCGGCATTGAATCGCCCGGCCTGACAGCCTGCCTCGCGATTGCCGAAGCGACCCGCGCGGCCCTGGGCGATCCCGCTACATCTGATCAAACACCATGACACGCTACGACTACATACTGACTCTCTCCTGCCCCGATCGCATCGGCATCGTCCACAGCGTCTCGAGCTGGCTGCTCAATCTGCACGGCAATATCATCGATGCGCAGCAGTTCGGCGACACTGAAACCCAGTGCTTCTTCCTGCGCGTGCACTTTACCTTGCCCCAAGCCATCGGCATAGGGGAACTGGAGCAGCGCTTCGCCCCCCTGGCCGAAAAATTCGACATGCAGGCCCAGCTCTACGACGCACAACGCAAGGCACGCCTGCTGATACTCGTCAGCCGCCAGGGGCATTGCCTGAACGATTTGCTGTTTCGCACCCACAGTGGGCAACTGCCGGTGGAAATAGCCGGCATCGTCTCGAATCACAACGATTACGCGCCGTTGGCCGATTCATACAAGGTGCCTTTTTTCCATCTGCCGGTCAGCCCCGAAACCAAGCCGGTCCAGGAACAGCAAATTCTGCAACTGGTTGAACGCGAACGCATCGACCTGGTAGTGCTGGCTCGATACATGCAGATTCTGTCCCAGGATCTGTGCAAAGCACTGTCCGGCCGGGCCATCAATATCCACCACAGTTTCCTGCCCAGCTTCAAGGGTGCGCGCCCCTATCACCAGGCCCATGCGCGCGGCGTGAAGATCATTGGCGCCACGGCACACTACGTGACGGCCGATCTCGACGAAGGTCCGATCATCGAACAGGATATAGAGCGTGTCGACCATGCGATGAGCGCAAACGACCTGGCTCAGGTCGGCAGCGATGTCGAGTCGCTGGTGCTGGCACGCGCAGTGCGCGGCCATGTGGAACATCGCATTTTGCTCAACGGCCGCCGCACCGTCGTATTCCGCTAAGCTGCGGGCGGGCGCAAAGGGCGCCCCTTGTGGTCGCCCGCCGTATAGTCATCCGCCCATCGCCGCACCTTCACGGCGCGGGTCTGCGCCGCCCTCCAGACCCTGCGGCGTAAACACCACGCCCTGCAGGCCGCTGGGAAACTCGACTTCGCGCACCTCGTGGCCCATGGCGCGCAAGCCCGGCGCCAGGCTATGCAGGCTGGTATTTTTTTCCAGCTCGGTAAAGCGGTTGCGGCTGCCCAGATTGGGCAAATCGATGGCCTGCTGGATATTCAGGCCGCGATCCAGCACTGCGCGTATGGTCTTGGCCACGTAGTTGATGATGGCGCTGCCGCCCGGCGATCCGATCGCCATATAGGGCTTGCCGTCCTTCAGGATAATCATGGGCGACATGGAGCTGCGCGGCCGTTTCAGGGCTTCGACGCGATTGGCAACGGGCTTGCCCTGGGCATCGACATCCGACAGGGAAAAATCAGTGAGCTGGTTGTTGAGCAAAAAACCCCGCACGAAAATCTTGCTGCCAAACGCCGATTCGATGGTGCTGGTCATCGAAACCACATTCGATGCCGCATCGACCGCCACGATATGCGTGGTGGACGGAATTTCAGGCGAGTCGTCGCGACCGCGCACCGCCCGCATATGCGCCGGATCGCCAGGCGGCGCCACGCCTATCGTGCGATTGGCCTTGATCAGCCCGGCGCGCAAGGCCAGATACTTGGGATCGAGCATGGCATGCACTGGAACATCCACGAAATCCGGATCGGCCACGTAGAAATCCCGATCGGCATAAGCCAGCTTTCCGGCCTCGGAAAAATAATGCACGGCTTCGAGCGAATCGACCGGAAACGTGTCAATCGGCGTATGCGACAGAATGGCCAACATTTGCATAACCGTTATCGGCCCCGAACTGGGGGGCGGCATGCCGCACAATTTATAAGCCTCGTAAGGCGCGCACACAGGCGCCCGTTCCTGGGCGTAATAACCCGACAAATCGGCCAGAGTCATGTCGCCCGGCACGGAATGATGCGCAATGGCATGAACGATATCGCGGGCAATCTGGCCGCTGTAAAACGCCTTGGCGCCCTGCTGCGCAACTTGCCGGAATACCTTGGCCAGGGCGGGATTGCGCAATCGGTGGCCAACCGGCCAGGCATGCCCTTGCGCATCGTAAAAATAGGCCGCGGCGGCAGGCTGTTCGCGCAGGGCCTTGTTCTGTTCCAGCAAGGCGTGCAGGCGCGGAGAAACCGGGAAACCCTGTTCAGCGATTCGAATGGCCGGCTGAAACAGGGCTTTCCAGGGCAAATGCCCCTGCTGATCATGCAGCAGTTCCAAGACACGCAAGAGACCGGGTGTACCCACGGAACGGCCACTGTTGACGGCATCCCAAAAAGGGATAGCATGATGATCGCGCATAAAGCGGTCGCTGCGCGCCGCCGCCGGCGCGGTTTCGCGGCCATCGTAGGTACGTACGCGATGCCCCGCGGCATCGTAAGTCACGATGAACGCGCCGCCGCCTATGCCGGACGATTGCGGCTCAACCAGGTTCAGGACCAGTTGCGTGGCAATGACGGCATCGGCCGCATTTCCTCCGCGCCGGATCATCTCGACCCCGGCCCGGCTGGCCAGCGGATTGGCGCTGGTCACCATGAAATGCCTGGCCCGCACCACCTGGCGCTCGACCCGCCCCGTTCCCGCCTCCGGATTGAGATCCTCGGCAACCATTGCTTTCCGGATCGGCTCGGGCAGATTCCTGGCCGATGCCGCACCGACGCCCAGCAGCAGCGCCAAACCCACAACAATCAGATTGGAAAATATCCGCTCTTGCTTCATGCCGTATCTCCCGCTATGGATTCAAATCGACCTGTCCCGACAACCAGGATTCAAATGCCTGCAAGGCCTCGGATCGCTCGTTATGGTCGGGGTAGCCAAAATAATAGGCCTCGCTCACTGTCAGCCCTCCTCCAAAAGAACTTGCCAGGCGGCCGGCCCGCAGATCATCCTGCACGACGAACTGCGGCGCCAGCGCCACACCCATGCCGGCCTGAACCGCCGCCATCGTCATGGTGAACAGCTCATAACGCGGGCCGCCGCTCATGGAAGGCATGTATTCCCTGTGATGCTGCCGATACCACTGGCGCCAGGAATCGGGCCGCGAGATCATGTGCAGGTGCGTCAGCGCCGCCAGCCCATCCCGCTCCGCCTGCCGTGCGAGTTCAGGAAGGCAGACCGGCAACAGTTCGCCCTCATCGAACAGCTTGATTCCCCGGGTGTGCGGCCACATCTGCCCGGCATGGTAGATAGCCGCGTCGAAAGGATGGTCATTGAACTGAAACGGCAAAGTCCTGACCGACAGGCTTACCGCAATGTCGCCATGTATTTTCTTGAAATCCGGCAAGCGCGGAATCAACCAGTTGGTGGCCAGCGTGGGCAGGACGGCAATGTGCAGGCTGCGGCCCATGCCGGAACGCGACACCAGGCCAAAAGTGTCTTTTTCAAGCTGCTCCAGATGATGCCGAACCCGTGCCGCATATTCCGCCCCCGCATCCGTCAGCGCGACCCGGCGCCGGATTCTGGTAAAAAGCTGTACTCCGAGACGATCTTCCAGGCCCGCCACCTGTCGGTATACGGCACTATGCGTCAGCGCCAGCTCTTCGGCCGCGCGTGAAAACGAACCCAGGCGCGCAGTGGCCTCAAATGCCTGCAAGGCGCCTAAATTGGGTATGCCGTTTCTCATTAGAATGACTTATAGATCCAGGTGGGCGGTAGAATCGGACTCTTAAACCGTAACGGTGTCTTGCATAATACGCAAGACATTGTGCAATTTTATCAATTGCCTTGTGCATATAACGCACATTATTCTGGACAAACTATGAAACCCAGCCCATCCCCCGTCCTCACCCCTCGCTTAGGCGGCCATATCCTGGTCGACCAACTGATTGCTCATGGCGTAGAACATGTTTTCTGCGTACCCGGAGAAAGCTACCTGGCGGTGCTCGACGGCCTGCACGACGCGGCCATCAAGGTCACGGTCTGCCGTCAGGAAGGCGGTGCGGCGATTATGGCCGACGCGCACGGCAAGCTGACAAACCAGCCGGGAATCTGCATGGTAACCCGCGGGCCGGGCGCATCCAACGCCATGGCCGGCGTGCATATCGCACACCAGGATTCCACCCCGATGATTCTGTTTGTGGGGCAGATCGATCGGGCCATGCGCGAACGCGACGCCTTTCAAGAGATGGATTATCGGGCCGTATTCGGTACCCAGGCCAAGTGGGTCACTGAAATCGACCAAATCGAACGCATACCGGAAATCGTTTCGCGCGCCTTTCATATCGCAACCTCGGGACGCCCGGGGCCGGTAGTGATCGCCTTGCCGGAAGACATGCTGACCGAACAGGCCAGTGTCGCCGACGCCCCGCGCTACGAAGTCGTGGAAACCGCGCCGACCGGGCAACAGATGACCGAGCTCGGCCAGCAACTTGCACGGGCCAAAAAGCCCATAGCCATACTGGGAGGCTCGCGCTGGAGCGAACAGGCAAGCCAACAATTCGCCGAATTCGCCGAGCGCTACCAGCTTCCGGTCGCGGTGCAGTTCAGGCGGCAAATGCTGTGCTCGACCGATCACCCGACTTTCGTTGGCGACGTGGGCCTGGGCAGCAATCCCGAACTGATGCAGTACATCAGGGATGCCGATCTGATCCTGCTGGTCGGCGGCCGCATGTCGGAAATCGCCAGCCAGAGCTATACGCTGCTCGACATACCCGTACCCGCGCAATACCTGATCCATATTCATCCCGACGGCAGCGAACTGAATCGCGTCTATCGCGCCGACCTGGCCATTAATGTATCGCCCGCTTCCTTTGCCAACGCCGTGGCGCAACTGCAGCCCGCCCAGGCCCCGGCCTGGTCAGGCCTGACGCAGGCGTTGCGCGCCAGCCACATTGCCTGGCGCAATCCCGACAAGATCCAGAACCCGGGTGCCTTGCAAATGGGCCAGGTCATGCACTACCTGGAAGCCACGCTGCCGGACGACGCCATCATGTGCAACGGCGCCGGCAACTACGCCACCTGGCTGCACCGATTCCACCAGTTCAAGCGTTACGGCACGCAGCTTGCCCCCACATCGGGGTCGATGGGTTACGGCCTGCCCGCCGCTGTCGGCGCCAAGCGTATCGAGCCCGATAGAACCGTGGTCTGCTTTGCCGGCGACGGCTGCTTCATGATGCACGGGCAGGAATTCGCCACGGCGGTGCAATACCAGTTGCCCATTGTCGTGATCCTGATCGACAACGGTATGTACGGCACGATCCGCATGCACCAGGAACGCCATTATCCCGAACGGATTTCCGCCACCGCATTGCAGAATCCGGATTTTTCCGCCTATGCCCAGGCCTTCGGCGGCCATGGCGAGCGGGTCGAGACAACAGAACAGTTCGGCCCCGCCTTCGAGCGCGCCGTGGCCAGCGGAAAGCCGGCAATTCTGCACTGCATCATCGATCCCGAAACCATCACGCCCACCACGACGCTGCAGAAAATTCGCCAGCAGGCACTCGCATCGAAGGCTTGAGGCCCTTATAAGCGCTGTGTTTTTTGCAAAAATACTTTAAACTTAAAATTATTTATATCGAATCCGGAGTCCCCCATGTCCTCAGCCCCCTCTTTCCATTGGCAAGATCCATTATTGCTGGACACCCAGCTCACTGAAGAAGAGCGCATGGTGCGCGATGCGGCACACGCTTATGCACAGGACAAGCTGGCGCCGCGCGTACTCGAGGCTTTTCGAAACGAAAAAACCGATCCGGCCATTTTTGCCGAAATGGGCGAATTGGGCCTGTTGGGCGCCATGATTCCGGTCGAATACGGCGGCGCCGGCCTGAACTATGTCAGCTACGGCTTGATCGCCCGCGAGGTCGAACGCGTCGATTCCGGCTATCGCTCCATGATGAGCGTGCAGTCTTCGCTGGTCATGGTGCCTATCAATGAGTTCGGCAGCGAGGCACAAAAACAGAAATACCTGCCCAAGCTGGCCCGCGGCGAATGGATAGGCTGTTTCGGCCTGACCGAGCCCAACCACGGCTCCGACCCAGGCAGCATGGATACGCGCGCGGTCAAAACAGCCAATGGCTACAAGCTCACCGGCAATAAAATGTGGATCACCAATTCGCCGATCGCCGATGTTTTCGTGGTTTGGGCCAACTGCTCCGGCGGCCCATATGACGGCAAGATCCGCGGCTTCATCCTTGAAAAGGGCATGAAAGGCCTGTCGGCACCCGCCATTCATGGCAAAGTGGGGCTGCGCGCCTCGATTACCGGCGAAATCGTCATGGACGAGGTTGAAGTCGCCGAAGAGCAGATGCTGCCGGGCGTCAGCGGCCTCAAGGGCCCCTTTACGTGCCTGAATTCGGCGCGCTTCGGCATTGCCTGGGGGGCGCTTGGTGCCGCGGAATTCTGCTGGCACACGGCGCGCCAGTACACCCTGGACCGCAAGCAGTTCGGCCGCCCCCTGGCGGCTACACAATTGATCCAGAAAAAACTGGCCGACATGCAAACCGAAATCACGCTGGCGCTGCAGGGTTGCCTGCGCCTGGGGCGCATGAAAGACGAAGGCACGGCCGCCGTCGAGATCACTTCGATCATGAAACGCAATTCTTGCGGCAAATCGCTGGACATCGCGCGCATGGCTCGCGATATGCTGGGGGGCAACGGCATTTCCGATGAGTTCGGGGTGGCCCGCCATCTGGTCAATCTTGAAGTCGTGAACACTTACGAAGGCACGCACGATGTGCACGCCCTGATCCTGGGTCGCGCTCAAACCGGCATCCAGGCGTTTTTCTAAGACGGCTTGCAAGAGGGGCAGCCTAGAGCATTTTTGGTTCGAGTGTTTGCCGCGCTGAATGCGTTTCTATGACTTTCGTTTTGAGCCGTTTTTAGGCTTGGGGTGTGAATTTGGGCTGCCTGTACTGGCTTGAGCGATGGCTTTGGCTGTGCATTGGTGTGTGGGCGGCGGTTAATTCTATAAAGACGCCGCAGGGTGGGCGGTGCAGCGAGAGAAGCGTTGAGGTCATGCATCGAGGTATACCTTGGGCCGGCAAGTTCATTCCAGGCATGCCATTACGTGAGCCGTCTATCGGGGCTTGGGGTCAGGACCGGCGTAAGGCGTGCGCCGGATTTAGCTCGGCAAGGCGGGGGAAGTCGTCGGGCGCTGTCTGAACGGAGCCTCGCGCAGTGTGCGAGGCGTAGTGAGTTCGACCGACGCCCGCCTTGACGAGCTAAATCCGGATGAAGCACGCCGTGCCGGGCCTGACCCCAAGCCCCGATAGACGGCGTCTTAAAATACCAAAGCGACCAAAACATCAAATCCCGCAAACAACCCGAACCAAAAACGACCTAGTAACCGCCTGTCATCCAAATTCTTCAGATACGGAAGCGGCAACCCGCCAAAACCCGCGAATTCTTCTTATCAGGGAGACCCAGGCAAGATATACTGCCGAAAAAACACGCAGGAGGTGAAAGCATGAAAGGTTCTATTCTGGATATCAATGCCGGCTCTGGACTCATCGCCGGCGACGACGGTAAACGCTACTCCTTTGCATCCACGGAATGGCGCGGCCAGGTGCCCGGCCAGGCGGGCCAGAAGGTCGATTTTGAAGCGCAGGGCGACACGGCAACCGCCATCTACCCCGACAAAAGCACCGACGATTCCTCCAAAAGAATCCTCGCCGGCATTCTGGCAATATTGCTGGGCGGCCTGGGCATACACAAGTTTTATCTGGGCTACACCAAGGAAGGCGTGATCATGCTGGTGGTGTTCGTCCTGGGCTTCATCCTGTTCAGCCTGCCCTCCATCGTCATAGGCATCATCGCCTTTATCGAAGGGATAATCTACCTGACCAAATCGAATGCCGACTTCGAACGCATCTACGTAACCGGGCGAAAACCCTGGTTCTAGGCGGCATTGCCCGGTGCAACAACCGGAGCCCACAAGGGATACCCCTACGAAACGGATAGCTCATGTCCCTGCGCATGAGCCCCTGCAAACGCATTCCTATTTGCCGTTATCCAGTTCGAACAGGCTCGTGGCCTCGACCTCGAGCACTTGTTCTTTACGCTGGTTGAATACCCGCCAGGTCCAGCGCATGATGCCCAGGTCGTCGCGGCTTGATGAAATACGCACCGAATCCACCGTTGCCTCCAGGTGGATCGCGTCGTCGGGACGCACCGGCAGCAGCCAGCGCAGCTTTTCCAGGCCAGGCGAACCAAAAGACTCGGAGTCATGCAGGGCTGCATCGACCGCCATGCGCATGGCCAAGCTACAGGTCAGCCAGCCGCTGGCGATCAGGCCTTCCCACCGCCCCTGCTCGGCGC
This genomic window contains:
- a CDS encoding thiamine pyrophosphate-binding protein — translated: MKPSPSPVLTPRLGGHILVDQLIAHGVEHVFCVPGESYLAVLDGLHDAAIKVTVCRQEGGAAIMADAHGKLTNQPGICMVTRGPGASNAMAGVHIAHQDSTPMILFVGQIDRAMRERDAFQEMDYRAVFGTQAKWVTEIDQIERIPEIVSRAFHIATSGRPGPVVIALPEDMLTEQASVADAPRYEVVETAPTGQQMTELGQQLARAKKPIAILGGSRWSEQASQQFAEFAERYQLPVAVQFRRQMLCSTDHPTFVGDVGLGSNPELMQYIRDADLILLVGGRMSEIASQSYTLLDIPVPAQYLIHIHPDGSELNRVYRADLAINVSPASFANAVAQLQPAQAPAWSGLTQALRASHIAWRNPDKIQNPGALQMGQVMHYLEATLPDDAIMCNGAGNYATWLHRFHQFKRYGTQLAPTSGSMGYGLPAAVGAKRIEPDRTVVCFAGDGCFMMHGQEFATAVQYQLPIVVILIDNGMYGTIRMHQERHYPERISATALQNPDFSAYAQAFGGHGERVETTEQFGPAFERAVASGKPAILHCIIDPETITPTTTLQKIRQQALASKA
- a CDS encoding TM2 domain-containing protein, which gives rise to MKGSILDINAGSGLIAGDDGKRYSFASTEWRGQVPGQAGQKVDFEAQGDTATAIYPDKSTDDSSKRILAGILAILLGGLGIHKFYLGYTKEGVIMLVVFVLGFILFSLPSIVIGIIAFIEGIIYLTKSNADFERIYVTGRKPWF
- a CDS encoding NAD(P)/FAD-dependent oxidoreductase codes for the protein MAVDIDCVVLGAGVVGLAVARELALAGREVLLVEAAEAIGTGTSSRNSEVIHAGIYYPQNSLKARLCVAGKHKLYAYCAERGIPHRRLGKLIVAADPQQTQRLAQIAERAALNGVDDLYQISGVQARELEPALCCDAALVSPSTGIIDSHALMLTLQGDAENHGTQCVFHTRFSSGRILDSGEFLLRFEGAEAMEITAHSVVNACGLSAPAMARKLVGQPAEQIPDAYFCRGNYFTLAGKAPFSRLIYPMPDHAGLGVHLTLDLGGQAKFGPDTEWIENEDYTLDARRGDSFYAAVRRYWPDLPDGALNPGYTGIRPKISGPHSPAADFVIAGPAIHGVRNLVNLFGIESPGLTACLAIAEATRAALGDPATSDQTP
- the purU gene encoding formyltetrahydrofolate deformylase is translated as MTRYDYILTLSCPDRIGIVHSVSSWLLNLHGNIIDAQQFGDTETQCFFLRVHFTLPQAIGIGELEQRFAPLAEKFDMQAQLYDAQRKARLLILVSRQGHCLNDLLFRTHSGQLPVEIAGIVSNHNDYAPLADSYKVPFFHLPVSPETKPVQEQQILQLVERERIDLVVLARYMQILSQDLCKALSGRAINIHHSFLPSFKGARPYHQAHARGVKIIGATAHYVTADLDEGPIIEQDIERVDHAMSANDLAQVGSDVESLVLARAVRGHVEHRILLNGRRTVVFR
- a CDS encoding acyl-CoA dehydrogenase translates to MSSAPSFHWQDPLLLDTQLTEEERMVRDAAHAYAQDKLAPRVLEAFRNEKTDPAIFAEMGELGLLGAMIPVEYGGAGLNYVSYGLIAREVERVDSGYRSMMSVQSSLVMVPINEFGSEAQKQKYLPKLARGEWIGCFGLTEPNHGSDPGSMDTRAVKTANGYKLTGNKMWITNSPIADVFVVWANCSGGPYDGKIRGFILEKGMKGLSAPAIHGKVGLRASITGEIVMDEVEVAEEQMLPGVSGLKGPFTCLNSARFGIAWGALGAAEFCWHTARQYTLDRKQFGRPLAATQLIQKKLADMQTEITLALQGCLRLGRMKDEGTAAVEITSIMKRNSCGKSLDIARMARDMLGGNGISDEFGVARHLVNLEVVNTYEGTHDVHALILGRAQTGIQAFF
- a CDS encoding flavin reductase family protein, which encodes MVAQLPDFDSRFFRSALGRFATGVTVVTAETREEHTPLGLTISSFNSVSLNPPLVLWTLSKAASSLTHFQQIDRYVIHVLAAQQLHLARQFSKGSQTDRFEGVSLTRAPHGTLMLDDPHCTAWFECHNQSQVEAGDHFIFIGQVERCHRSFGQPLVYHAGDFDLTPSKTPLSNA
- the ggt gene encoding gamma-glutamyltransferase, yielding MKQERIFSNLIVVGLALLLGVGAASARNLPEPIRKAMVAEDLNPEAGTGRVERQVVRARHFMVTSANPLASRAGVEMIRRGGNAADAVIATQLVLNLVEPQSSGIGGGAFIVTYDAAGHRVRTYDGRETAPAAARSDRFMRDHHAIPFWDAVNSGRSVGTPGLLRVLELLHDQQGHLPWKALFQPAIRIAEQGFPVSPRLHALLEQNKALREQPAAAAYFYDAQGHAWPVGHRLRNPALAKVFRQVAQQGAKAFYSGQIARDIVHAIAHHSVPGDMTLADLSGYYAQERAPVCAPYEAYKLCGMPPPSSGPITVMQMLAILSHTPIDTFPVDSLEAVHYFSEAGKLAYADRDFYVADPDFVDVPVHAMLDPKYLALRAGLIKANRTIGVAPPGDPAHMRAVRGRDDSPEIPSTTHIVAVDAASNVVSMTSTIESAFGSKIFVRGFLLNNQLTDFSLSDVDAQGKPVANRVEALKRPRSSMSPMIILKDGKPYMAIGSPGGSAIINYVAKTIRAVLDRGLNIQQAIDLPNLGSRNRFTELEKNTSLHSLAPGLRAMGHEVREVEFPSGLQGVVFTPQGLEGGADPRREGAAMGG
- a CDS encoding LysR substrate-binding domain-containing protein yields the protein MRNGIPNLGALQAFEATARLGSFSRAAEELALTHSAVYRQVAGLEDRLGVQLFTRIRRRVALTDAGAEYAARVRHHLEQLEKDTFGLVSRSGMGRSLHIAVLPTLATNWLIPRLPDFKKIHGDIAVSLSVRTLPFQFNDHPFDAAIYHAGQMWPHTRGIKLFDEGELLPVCLPELARQAERDGLAALTHLHMISRPDSWRQWYRQHHREYMPSMSGGPRYELFTMTMAAVQAGMGVALAPQFVVQDDLRAGRLASSFGGGLTVSEAYYFGYPDHNERSEALQAFESWLSGQVDLNP
- a CDS encoding MaoC family dehydratase encodes the protein MKFSEFKAGMVVTHPPVVVSQEEMLSFAKAYDPQWFHTDVKRAEQGRWEGLIASGWLTCSLAMRMAVDAALHDSESFGSPGLEKLRWLLPVRPDDAIHLEATVDSVRISSSRDDLGIMRWTWRVFNQRKEQVLEVEATSLFELDNGK